CAATGGCGGCTGGACGCTCTTCCTCGGCGGCCTCTATATCGCAGCCTGGTCGACCTATGGCTTCGAGACGGCCGTCTGCTACACCCGCGAGCTCAAGAATCCGAAGACCGACACCTTCAAGGCGATCTTCTATTCCGGCCTTGCCTGCTGCCTGTTCTTCTTCCTGGTGCCCTTCGCCTTCCAGGGCGTTCTCGGCCATGCAGGCATGCTCGCGCCCGGCATTGTCGACGGCACCGGCGTTGCCGAAGCGCTCGGCGGCCTGATCGGCGTCGGCCGGGTCATCACCCAGCTGCTCGTCGTGTTGATGATCATGGCGCTGTTCCTCGCCATCATGACGGCGATGGCCGGTTCCTCGCGCACGCTCTACCAGGGCTCGAAGGACGGTTGGCTGCCGAAATATCTCGATCACGTCAACGAAAACGGCGCCCCGACACGGGCGATGTGGACCGATTTCGCCTTCAATCTCTTCCTTCTGGCCATCGCCTCGGATACCGGCGGCTACTTCTTCGTGCTCGCCGTGTCGAATGTCGGCTACATCATCTTCAACTTCCTGAACCTCAATTCCGGCTGGATCCATCGGATGGATTCCGGCCATATCGAACGCCCTTGGAAGGCGCCGACCTGGCTGATCGGTCTCAACACCGTGCTTGCCTTCGTCAATGCGCTGTTCCTCGGCGCCGGCGCCAAGGTCTGGGGTTATTCCAATGCGCTCTGGGTCGGCTTCATCTTCGCCGCCCTGATCCTGCCGGTCTTTGCCTATCGCCACTATGTGCGTGACGGCGGCAAGTTCCCGGCAGGCGCGATGGAGGATCTCGGCCTCGTCGGCCAGGATCTTGGCGTCAAGAAAGCCGGCATGTTGCCCTATCTCGCGCTCGCCGCCGGTCTGGCGATCGTCCTAATCGCCAACGTGATCTTCCAGCTTCCGGCTTAAAGTGCCTCCCAAGCAGAAAAGCCGCCATGGAGACATGGCGGCTTTTTGCGTTGGTGGCTGCAGATCGGAAGGCAGGCGTGCTCCCTAGAGCCTTTCCTGACCAGGAAAGGCTCTAGGGAGCGAAGCTCAGCGGCCGCCTTCGATCTTGCGGTGGCGCTGGTTGATGCCGCCCTTGCCGTAGGGGTAGTCGAAAGGCTGAGGCGCGCTGATCTCGTTGAGTTTCGCCATCTCCTCCTCGGAGAGCTTGAGCTTCATGGCGCCGAGATTGTCGGCGAGTTGCTCCGGCGTGCGGGCGCCGAGGATGACCGAGGTGATCGCCGGCTGCGCCGCCGTCCAGCCGAGCGCCACCTGCGCCATGCTGACGCCATGCGCCTTGGCGATCTCCTCGACAACGCCGATGATCGCCCAGGTCCGTTCCA
The Rhizobium leguminosarum DNA segment above includes these coding regions:
- a CDS encoding APC family permease, with amino-acid sequence MTDVVEAGISSGTEGKLVRALDWKGAFWVAAGVPPLVLFSIGGIAGTTGKLAFLVWIISMVMGFLQSFTYAEIAGMFANKSGGASVYGATAWLRYSKFIAPLSVWCNWFAWSPVLSLGCAIAAGYILNAFFPIPAADSQMVLDWISAHAASITADSPRVAEYIAAHAGTTPDDAVKALLGTDGIAALTPWIRSWSLVSFSIPFLATANVNATFFIGGILMLIIFAIQHRGISETASVQKWLAIIVLVPLLIIGLYPIVSGHILAANVTGLVPPTAAYSGADGTWSNGGWTLFLGGLYIAAWSTYGFETAVCYTRELKNPKTDTFKAIFYSGLACCLFFFLVPFAFQGVLGHAGMLAPGIVDGTGVAEALGGLIGVGRVITQLLVVLMIMALFLAIMTAMAGSSRTLYQGSKDGWLPKYLDHVNENGAPTRAMWTDFAFNLFLLAIASDTGGYFFVLAVSNVGYIIFNFLNLNSGWIHRMDSGHIERPWKAPTWLIGLNTVLAFVNALFLGAGAKVWGYSNALWVGFIFAALILPVFAYRHYVRDGGKFPAGAMEDLGLVGQDLGVKKAGMLPYLALAAGLAIVLIANVIFQLPA